The genomic region AAGCCCTTCTCCAGCTACCGCAACGACAGCTCCAGCTCTCTGGGCAGCGCCTCCACGGACTCTTACTTTGGCGGGGGGACCGGCGGCAGCACCAGCGCTGCGGCCACCCCACGCCTGACGGACTACAGCCCACCCAGCCCCGCGCTCAGCTTCGCCCACAACGGGAACAATAACAACGGCAACGGCTATGTGTACCCCGGAGGAGAGGCGGCCCCCTCCCCGGACTGCTGCGCGGAGCTGCCAGGCTTCGATCCGGCGCCAGCCCCGCCGCCTGGGGCCCAACTCATCTGGTCCCAGTTCGAGCGGTCCCCCGGCGGGGGCCCAGCGGCTCCGGtgtcctcctcctgctcctcttcctccgcGTCCTCGTCCGCCTCGTCCTCCTCCGTGGTCTTCCCTGGGGGCGGCGGGGGCGCGTCCCCCAATGCCAACCTGGGGCTGCTGGTGCACCGTCGGCTGCACCCCGGCGTCAGCTGCCCCCGCCTGTCCCCTCCCCTGCACGGCGTGGGGGGCGAGCACCATCTGGCGCGCCGGGTGCGCAGCGACCCCGGCGGCGGGGGCCTGGGGTACCCCGCTTACGCCAACGGGCTGGGCGCTCACCTGCCCGGCCTCCCGCCGTCGGACTCGTCTGCCTCGTCTTCCTCGTCCAGCTCCTCGTCCagctcctcgtcctcctcctcggGACTGCGGCGCAAGGGCAGCCGCGATTGCTCCATCTGCTTTGAGAGCGAGGTGATAGCGGCTCTGGTGCCCTGTGGGCACAACCTTTTCTGCATGGAGTGTGCCAACCGCATCTGCGAGAAGAGCGAGCCCGAGTGCCCAGTCTGCCACACCGCAGTTACTCAGGCCATTCGTATATTTTCATAAAGgcaaacacacccacacacactctCCTCTGCCCCTGCAAACACACCCTCTTTTCTCTACCAACCTTACACACTCCCGAGATCCAAGATGAGCTTTTAAAGCTGTAGTAtctgcacatttttttttaatttaaaaaatttttttaagggaCTTGCCAGGATATTTGCATCAAGTGTACTGTAGCCTGGGGAAATCTCTATACCATCTAAAATGCATgctataaaaataatagaagCAAGGACATTCTATTAGTAATTGTTTTTACACTGTACTTTAAAGTAGGAAGCCTCCAAAAGAATATCTCccaaagtttttttctttctttaaagtaggaaaagtgaataataataatgataataatgcctATATCATGTGTGGACTTTGAGTAAGTATGTCCCTCTTGCTGGTGAGTCCCCTAGAAATGCTTATTCCAGAAATACAGTGGATACTTTTGGAATGTTCTTGAAAGGCAAGGAATGCCTGTGAAACCATGATACTGCAGCTTTATTAAACTTAAAGAAACTGTAACATATCtcttatatatattaaaaaaacgtTTAAaggttttaaaagagaaattgcattaatacagattgaagtattttattcttttttgacttgaaaaattatatttcatattGCAAAGATGTTTACAAGTATTTTAATTTAAGTTCAGTGAACTTTTTTGTAGCTGGgttaaatctttttattttagtaTGGCCTTATGGCAAAGAACACTGTATTATTTTAATATCACACAATTGTGACAGAATTACAAACCATAAAATGTGTAATGCTTTGAACAGTATTCTGTTGGGATGGAGATTTTATAGGTtcagaaaaatcttttaaatctaCTTCACCCagcatattttctattcagtgaTATAAGACATATTTTATTCTATATTATtacaaaaaatggaaatgtttaaaCATGTCAAAAGGAACCGTTGACGCTTTCTAACATTTGTATAAATAGAATTCAGTGGAAGTTACAAAAATTCTGTTGCACCACTAGTTTTAGTATTTCTATTTTAATACATTTGTTTACCacttgtttatgtatatgtaggtgATGTTACTTGAGCTTAAATGTACTTTACTGagcaaagtttaaaaaacaaagtatattttattttatgataaaGGGCCTTTAACCTCATGGTCAAATACTAATATTATATTtgctgagacaagatttgaaattgtatcaagagttttatttttctgacaTTTAAAGTTCTACATAATAAAGGTAAAACTTAAGTAATGGTGCTACTTcattttttaagtatttctatataaataaagtaaaatattacAGAATATGAGTCTCTTGTGGTgatttgactcttttttttttaagaa from Trichosurus vulpecula isolate mTriVul1 chromosome 8, mTriVul1.pri, whole genome shotgun sequence harbors:
- the MEX3B gene encoding RNA-binding protein MEX3B isoform X2; the protein is MPSSLFADLERNGSGGGGGGGGGGETLDDQRALQIALDQLSLLGLDNDETGSLYDNEPRKKSVNMTECVPVPSSEHVAEIVGRQGCKIKALRAKTNTYIKTPVRGEEPVFVVTGRKEDVAMARREIISAAEHFSMIRASRNKNTALNGTVPGPPNLPGQTTIQVRVPYRVVGLVVGPKGATIKRIQQQTHTYIVTPSRDKEPVFEVTGMPENVDRAREEIEAHIALRTGGIIELTDENDFHANGTDVGFDLHHGGGGPGPGSLWSKPTPSITPTPGRKPFSSYRNDSSSSLGSASTDSYFGGGTGGSTSAAATPRLTDYSPPSPALSFAHNGNNNNGNGYVYPGGEAAPSPDCCAELPGFDPAPAPPPGAQLIWSQFERSPGGGPAAPVSSSCSSSSASSSASSSSVVFPGGGGGASPNANLGLLVHRRLHPGVSCPRLSPPLHGVGGEHHLARRVRSDPGGGGLGYPAYANGLGAHLPGLPPSDSSASSSSSSSSSSSSSSSSGLRRKGSRDCSICFESEVIAALVPCGHNLFCMECANRICEKSEPECPVCHTAVTQAIRIFS